A DNA window from Maribellus comscasis contains the following coding sequences:
- a CDS encoding LiaF transmembrane domain-containing protein produces the protein MEHHNSSGKRIYFGLFLIAIGGFWILERLDLIPDIWDDIFISWQMLLIGIGVFSLVGGNRTSGTILVVLGGFFLIPEIVTIPYELRRIGWPVLIIALGVILLVTHRKKNEPVMHDRSNLGMDYFDDFVVFGGREVFINSLNFYGGKITTIFGGAEYDLRNANLSSNGAVIDSVSVFGGCGFKVPPDWTVKNEVTAVFGGFSDKRGASPHQVSSDPSKTLIIKGFTAFGGVEIKHY, from the coding sequence ATGGAACATCATAATTCATCGGGGAAAAGAATTTATTTCGGATTATTTTTAATCGCAATCGGGGGATTCTGGATTTTGGAACGTTTGGATTTGATTCCTGATATTTGGGACGACATATTTATCTCGTGGCAAATGCTGTTAATTGGTATTGGTGTATTTTCTCTGGTTGGAGGAAACAGAACCAGTGGGACAATTCTGGTCGTTCTTGGTGGCTTTTTTCTTATTCCTGAAATCGTAACGATTCCTTATGAATTGCGGCGGATTGGATGGCCGGTTTTGATCATTGCTCTCGGTGTCATTCTTTTAGTTACTCACCGAAAGAAAAATGAGCCGGTTATGCACGACAGGAGTAACCTTGGAATGGATTATTTCGATGATTTTGTCGTCTTTGGAGGACGGGAAGTTTTTATCAACTCCCTGAACTTTTACGGAGGCAAAATCACAACTATTTTCGGCGGAGCTGAGTATGATCTTAGGAATGCAAATTTGTCTTCCAACGGCGCAGTAATTGATTCTGTCTCGGTTTTTGGAGGATGTGGATTTAAAGTTCCGCCTGACTGGACTGTCAAAAATGAAGTAACAGCCGTGTTTGGCGGTTTCTCTGACAAGCGCGGAGCCTCACCCCACCAGGTGAGCTCAGACCCTTCAAAAACATTAATTATAAAAGGTTTTACTGCTTTTGGCGGTGTTGAAATTAAACACTACTAA
- a CDS encoding LiaF transmembrane domain-containing protein, protein MENKPQKDNSRIVLAFVLIGIGVLWILRKLGFYINLPDINWQNIFFPIRQFFHGWGHFIFSWQMILIIVGLVLLAGKRSLGIVFIVIGGIFILPKLFYFPGLTFSLIFPVLLIGIGLAMVVKRI, encoded by the coding sequence ATGGAAAATAAACCACAAAAAGACAATTCGAGAATCGTTTTAGCATTCGTTTTAATTGGAATAGGAGTTTTGTGGATTCTCAGAAAGCTGGGATTTTATATTAATCTGCCAGATATTAACTGGCAGAACATCTTTTTCCCTATCCGGCAATTCTTTCACGGATGGGGACATTTTATTTTCTCCTGGCAGATGATTTTAATAATTGTTGGTTTGGTTTTGCTTGCAGGAAAACGATCTCTTGGGATCGTTTTTATCGTTATCGGGGGGATATTTATATTACCAAAACTATTTTATTTCCCCGGGCTAACATTTTCTTTAATTTTTCCGGTTCTTTTAATTGGAATAGGGCTGGCAATGGTGGTAAAACGAATTTGA